One Roseomonas sp. OT10 DNA window includes the following coding sequences:
- the recJ gene encoding single-stranded-DNA-specific exonuclease RecJ, whose translation MPDGEPGRAAGAEPVLGVAQSVTGRRWVWRGGDERLGLAIAQRLAVPELVGRLLAGRGVSPEAAPDFLDPTLRALLPDPSCLVDMDAAADRLARAVREGERVAVYGDYDVDGACSGALMVRVLRALGCEAEHYVPDRIREGYGPNPAAIARLCEDGATLIVCVDCGIAAHEALEAARGHAEVVVLDHHKAEGPPPRIVAAVNPNRIDCTSGLNHLCAAAVGFLAAVATQRVLRRSGFFAHRDEPRLLELLDLVALATVCDVMPLTGLNRALVAQGLKVMARRERPGIAALLEVAGVKEAPTAHTLGYVLGPRINASGRIGEPDLALRLLAGDDPVEARAMAERLDAVNRRRQEVEADVLGAAIAEGERQADAGSPVLLVSREGWHPGVVGIVAGRLKERFNRPSLVAGIADGVARGSGRSVPGVDLGAAIIAARQSGLLLTGGGHAMAAGFSFAPDRESELRAFLAERLSHANALPAAADLAVEGTLSVQAATAEMAGQVGRLAPFGPGNEEPLFALRRARIVRADRVGREGGTVRAFLEGEGGGRLKAICFRAKDGPLAQLLLTSGGAPVHLCGALRAESWNGTVTTSLHVQDAARA comes from the coding sequence TTGCCTGACGGGGAGCCCGGCAGAGCGGCGGGCGCCGAACCGGTCCTCGGCGTCGCCCAGAGCGTCACGGGCCGCCGCTGGGTCTGGCGCGGCGGCGACGAGCGGCTGGGCCTCGCCATCGCCCAGCGCCTGGCGGTGCCCGAGCTGGTCGGGCGCCTCCTCGCCGGCCGGGGCGTGAGCCCGGAGGCGGCGCCGGACTTCCTCGACCCGACGCTGCGGGCGCTGCTGCCCGACCCCTCCTGCCTCGTGGACATGGACGCGGCCGCCGACCGGCTGGCGCGCGCCGTGCGCGAGGGCGAGCGGGTCGCGGTCTATGGCGACTACGACGTGGACGGCGCCTGTTCCGGCGCGCTGATGGTGCGGGTGCTGCGCGCCCTGGGTTGCGAGGCGGAGCACTACGTCCCCGACCGCATCCGCGAGGGCTACGGCCCCAACCCGGCCGCCATCGCCCGGCTCTGCGAGGACGGCGCGACGCTGATCGTCTGCGTCGATTGCGGCATCGCGGCGCACGAGGCGCTGGAGGCGGCGCGCGGCCACGCCGAGGTGGTCGTGCTGGACCACCACAAGGCGGAGGGCCCGCCGCCCCGGATCGTCGCGGCGGTCAACCCCAACCGGATCGACTGCACCTCCGGCCTGAACCATCTCTGCGCCGCGGCGGTGGGCTTCCTGGCCGCGGTGGCGACCCAGCGGGTGCTGCGCCGCTCCGGCTTCTTCGCCCATCGCGACGAGCCGCGGCTGCTGGAGCTGCTGGACCTCGTGGCGCTGGCCACCGTCTGCGACGTGATGCCGCTGACCGGGCTGAACCGCGCGCTGGTCGCGCAGGGGCTGAAGGTGATGGCCCGGCGCGAGCGCCCCGGCATCGCCGCGCTGCTGGAGGTGGCCGGGGTGAAGGAGGCGCCGACCGCCCATACGCTCGGCTACGTCCTCGGCCCCCGCATCAACGCCTCCGGCCGGATCGGCGAGCCGGACCTCGCCCTGCGGCTGCTGGCCGGGGACGACCCGGTCGAGGCCCGCGCCATGGCGGAGCGGCTGGACGCGGTGAACCGCCGGCGCCAGGAGGTGGAGGCCGACGTCCTGGGTGCCGCCATCGCCGAGGGCGAGCGGCAGGCGGATGCGGGCAGCCCCGTGCTGCTGGTCTCCCGCGAGGGCTGGCATCCCGGCGTGGTCGGCATCGTCGCCGGCCGGCTGAAAGAACGCTTCAACCGCCCGTCCCTGGTGGCCGGCATCGCCGACGGGGTGGCGCGTGGCTCCGGCCGCTCGGTCCCTGGCGTCGACCTGGGGGCCGCCATCATCGCCGCCCGGCAGTCAGGTTTGCTGCTGACCGGCGGCGGGCATGCCATGGCCGCCGGCTTCTCCTTCGCGCCCGACCGGGAGTCGGAGCTGCGCGCCTTCCTGGCCGAGCGGCTGAGCCACGCCAACGCCCTGCCAGCCGCGGCCGACCTGGCGGTGGAGGGCACGCTGTCCGTCCAGGCCGCGACGGCCGAGATGGCGGGGCAGGTGGGACGCCTAGCGCCCTTCGGTCCGGGCAACGAGGAGCCCCTCTTCGCCTTGCGCCGGGCCCGCATCGTGCGCGCCGACCGCGTCGGACGCGAGGGCGGGACGGTGCGCGCCTTCCTGGAAGGGGAGGGGGGCGGACGGCTGAAGGCCATCTGCTTCCGCGCCAAGGACGGGCCGCTGGCGCAGCTCCTCCTGACCTCCGGCGGGGCGCCGGTCCACCTGTGCGGCGCGCTGCGGGCGGAAAGCTGGAACGGCACCGTCACCACCAGCCTGCACGTGCAGGACGCCGCCCGCGCCTGA
- the phbB gene encoding acetoacetyl-CoA reductase codes for MARVALVTGGQRGIGAAISEALKAQGRTVIASYAGNEAAAAAFTERTGIPTRKFDVGDFEACRTAVAAITEEFGQIEVLVNNAGITRDGTMKRMDRKMWDEVIDTNLGSCFNLCKLVWDGMTAKKFGRIVNIGSINGQAGQYGQVNYAAAKSGIHGFTKALAQEGAKGGITVNAIAPGYVDTEMVRAVPPDVLEKIIARIPRGRLGTAEDIARGVAFLTADEADFITGSTLSINGGQHMY; via the coding sequence ATGGCACGCGTAGCATTGGTGACGGGCGGGCAGCGCGGGATCGGCGCCGCCATCAGCGAGGCGCTGAAGGCGCAGGGGCGGACGGTCATCGCCTCCTATGCCGGCAACGAGGCGGCCGCCGCCGCCTTCACCGAGCGCACCGGCATCCCGACCCGCAAGTTCGACGTGGGCGACTTCGAGGCCTGCCGGACGGCGGTCGCGGCGATCACCGAGGAGTTCGGCCAGATCGAGGTGCTGGTGAACAATGCGGGCATCACCCGCGACGGCACCATGAAGCGCATGGACCGGAAGATGTGGGACGAGGTGATCGACACCAACCTCGGCTCCTGCTTCAACCTGTGCAAGCTGGTCTGGGACGGCATGACGGCCAAGAAGTTCGGCCGCATCGTCAACATCGGCTCGATCAACGGCCAGGCCGGCCAGTACGGTCAGGTGAACTACGCCGCCGCCAAGTCGGGCATCCACGGCTTCACCAAGGCGCTGGCGCAGGAAGGCGCCAAGGGTGGCATCACCGTGAACGCCATCGCGCCCGGCTACGTGGACACGGAGATGGTCCGCGCGGTGCCGCCCGACGTGCTGGAGAAGATCATCGCCCGCATCCCGCGCGGCCGGCTCGGCACGGCGGAGGACATCGCCCGCGGCGTCGCCTTCCTCACCGCGGACGAGGCGGACTTCATCACCGGCTCCACGCTGTCGATCAACGGCGGCCAGCACATGTACTGA
- a CDS encoding DUF6489 family protein, translating to MKFNIEVDCTPEEARSFFGLPDVKPMQDAVMARMEKQMLEALSATTPEALFKAWMPLSPWNPAQAQEMMANIMRAPFGNMGGSAGATGGKREK from the coding sequence ATGAAGTTCAACATCGAGGTGGACTGCACGCCGGAGGAGGCGCGAAGCTTCTTCGGCCTGCCCGACGTGAAGCCGATGCAGGACGCCGTCATGGCCCGGATGGAGAAGCAGATGCTGGAGGCGTTGTCGGCGACGACGCCGGAGGCGCTGTTCAAGGCATGGATGCCGCTCTCTCCCTGGAACCCCGCCCAGGCGCAGGAGATGATGGCCAACATAATGCGCGCGCCGTTCGGCAACATGGGTGGCTCCGCCGGAGCGACCGGCGGCAAGCGCGAGAAGTGA